A single region of the Armatimonadota bacterium genome encodes:
- a CDS encoding SRPBCC family protein produces MPKVQSSIEINGAIDDVYAFAKNVEAFPEFMPDVKSVRVVEKSDDGNRTITDWTGIVKEFKTTIKWTEEDIWDDQAKTCKFSLVKGDYSKYSGIWTFTDLGSSTRFDSEIEVEYDVPLVGALIKGLIAKKMKENVDNMLAAIKREVERK; encoded by the coding sequence TTGCCAAAAGTACAGAGTTCAATAGAAATAAACGGCGCAATCGATGACGTCTATGCGTTCGCAAAGAATGTTGAAGCATTCCCGGAGTTCATGCCGGATGTCAAGAGCGTCAGGGTGGTCGAAAAGAGCGACGACGGAAACCGCACCATAACCGATTGGACCGGTATTGTAAAAGAATTCAAGACAACGATCAAATGGACCGAAGAAGATATATGGGACGACCAGGCTAAAACTTGCAAGTTCTCACTGGTAAAGGGCGACTACAGCAAATACTCGGGTATATGGACATTTACCGATCTCGGTTCGAGCACCCGTTTCGATTCGGAGATCGAGGTCGAATACGATGTGCCGCTGGTAGGCGCTCTTATCAAAGGTTTGATCGCCAAGAAGATGAAAGAAAACGTAGATAATATGCTTGCGGCTATAAAGCGGGAGGTTGAGCGTAAATAA